The DNA segment TATCCCAACTCGCCAATTCTAGTTTTTCCACTTCCTGACAATGATGCGCCAAACCCAGTAGTTTAGGGCGTTTGTTGCTGGCCGGCTGTTGTAGCCAGGCAAAGGTTCTGTCGTAAAATCCCCCCCCCATACCGAGACGGCCGCCGTCGTGGTCAAAGCCCACCAAGGGCATTAACACTAAGTCTAATTGCTCGGCGGGGTGAAACTCGGGGTGGAGGGGCTCGGGTATCGCGTAGCGATTGAGGGTGAGTTTATCGCCGGGGCGGTAGCGACTAAAGCGCAGGCTGTTACCCGGTTGTAGCACGGGCAAATAGCAGTGCTTACCGGCGGCAACGGCCTTTGCCAATAGGTACTGTGGGTCTATTTCGCCATCGTTGGCTAGGTATAGGGCGATATGTTGGGCGCGTTGGTAGTCGCCACTATCGCTGATCAGCTGGGCTAGCTGCTGGCTGGCTAGCTGCTGCTGCGGCTCGCTGAGGTCATTACGCAGGCTACGCAAGTGCTGTCGTAATTGTCGTTTGTGCTGTTCTAGTTGTTCTGGGCTGCTCACAGGGGTAAACCGGCCTTAGGTTGTTATTGTTTGTGCTGGGATGTTACTGCTATGAGGGGTGGGGTGAAAGGGCTCTCCCTGTCTACCGCTGGCGGTCTGTCCCTTGAACCCAGCGGTTCAGGGTGGTGGTTTCTGCCTAGTATCGGGCTTTCCGTCAAGCGGACAGGCACGCCAACAAGGCGAGAAACCTCCGGGTGTATAAGCATCGGCTCAGGGGTCTGAACTACCTGGCAAATAGACGAGAGAGCGAGGCTAATTATAGAGGGTATTAGTTAGGGAAAGAAGCGTTAACCCATATCTAATTGGCGAAAGCGGTGCAGGGCTTCATCAATTTTGTTGCCCAGCTTGCTGATTTGATCGTTGTTGGCCTTGCCGTTAGCGCCGGTTTGCGGGCCGGTTTCCAGTAGTTCATGGCTGATATTGAGAGCGGCCATCACGGCTATGCGCTCTACCCCCAAGACTTTACCGGTCTTGCGTATGCCTACCATTTTTTGATCTAAGTACGCGGCAGACTGCTGTAAGGCTTGCTCCTGCCCCTCGGGGCAAGCGATTTGGTAATCTTTGCCGAGGATTTTTACAGTCACGGTGCCGTTGCTACTCATGGAAAATACTCTTGCTGGTCGTATTAAGATTCTTGTTCTATGGCTTTAAGCTTGGTGATCATGGCCTCAACGCGGTTGCGAGCCGTTTCAGTTTTTTCGATTAACTGTTCGCGCTCCTGCTGCCAGCCTATGGCCTCAGCTTTGAGTTTGCGGTTCTCGCTGTCTAGTTGGCCGCAAAACTCAATCAAGCCTTCAATTTTCTTACTTAGCGCTTTCAAATTGTGATTGTCCATTCGCCTAGTCTATTAAAGGTTTAGTCACCGCTTAATATAGTTGTGCAAAGCGGTGTGGTCAATGTAATAAATATCAATAATTTCAATAACCTGCCGATGGTTTTGAAAAATGTGCGCAAGTTTGCGTTTGCCACCAGCGAGCTAGCCTGCGCTAGGGGTGTCGATTTTGTGGGAGCAAGGCGCTAAGATGCCGCCATTACAGTGCGTAACTGTGTTTTATCCGCGTCTTTTTTATTACCACGTTGAGTTTTTTATGTCTGAGCAAGCGACACCGCATTTTGATGATTTTGCCACGGTATTTTGGCGTTTAGGGTCTATGCTGCCCCCCAGCCAGTTGCAGGGTTATGTTATGGGCCAGCTGGCGGTGGGTGCCGAGCTAACCGAGCAACAATGGTTGCAGCAGGCTTGGCAATTGATTGATAGTGTGGAGCCCGGTAGTAACGAGGATAATCAGCTGTTGGCTGAGCTATTAGCCACTACCCAGGCCAACTTTGCCGAAGGTAGTTTAAATGCCCAATTATTACTGCCCGATGATGATATAGAGCTCAGCCAACGGGTGGAGTGCTTAGGGTTCTGGTGTCAGGGTTTTTTGACCGGTTTTGCTCTGGCGGGCAAGCAAAAAAAACAGGCTGCGGGTCAGCAGGCCTACTCTAGTGATGTTTCCGAGGCGCTTAGCGATATGGCGGCTATTGCCCAAGTGAGCCTAAGTGCGGACGACAGCAGCGAGCAAAGTGAGGCGGATTTTTTTGACGTGATAGAGTATGTACGTTTAGCGGCTATGAATATTTACTTTGAATGCTTGCCCAAGCAAGAGTCAGCTGTTGCCAGCGCTGAGGCTGGCGATGATGACGCCGCAGTGCCTAGTACTGCGCAGTTATTTGCTAAAAAATCGACCAAGAAACAACTGCATTAAACCAACGAAGTGGTAGTGATGACAAGAATATCAAAACAGGAATTTGCTAGACGTCGTAAAAACTTAATGGCGCAAATGGAGCCCGATAGCATAGCGATAGTGCCCGCTGCCAAAGAGGTGATACGCAATCGCGACTGTGAATACCCTTTTCGCCAAGACAGTGATTTTTATTATTTAACCGGTTTTGCCGAGCCCGATGCGGTGTTGTTGCTAATACCTGGCCGCGAGTACGGTGAGACTATCGTATTTTGCCGCGAACGCGATCCCAAAATGGAGTTGTGGCATGGTTATAGGTCTGGCCCCGAGGGCGTCTGTGCTGAATATGGTGCCGATGATGCTTTTCCCATTAGTGATATAGACGATATTTTGCCGGGCTTGCTGGAAGGTCGTGAGCGCGTGTATTACTCCATGGGTCGCAACCAAGACTTTGATAGAAAGGTAATGGGCTGGGTTAATATCATACGATCAAAAGTGCGTTCTGGCGCACACCCGCCGGGTGAGTTTTTAGATTTGGATCACCTGCTACACGATTTACGTTTATACAAAAGCGCCGCCGAGATACGCATTATGCGTAAGGCTGGCGAACTATCGGCGCAAGCCCATAAACGCGCCATGCAAATCTGCAAGCCGGGCATAATGGAGTATCAGTTAGAGTCAGAGATACTGCATGAGTTTTCCCGCAACGGCGCCCGCTTTCCTGCTTACTCCACCATAGTGGGTGCCGGTAAAAATGGCTGTGTGCTGCATTACATAGACAACAACTGCAAAATCAAAGACGGTGATTTAATTTTAATTGATGCCGGTTGCGAGTTAGAGCATTACGCCGCCGATATCACCCGCACCTTTCCCGCCAATGGCAAATTTAGCAAAGAGCAAAAAGCACTGTATAACATCGTGCTAGAGGCGCAAGAGCAAGCTATAGCCACCATTAAACCGGGTAATCACTGGAACCAGTCTCATGATATTACCGTGCAGGTGATTACCAAGGGCCTGCTGGCGCTGGGCCTGCTTAAAGGTGAGCTGGATACGCTGATAGAAGAGGGCGCCTATAAAGATTTTTATATGCACCGTGCCGGCCACTGGTTGGGTATGGATGTGCATGATGTAGGCGATTATAAAGTGGCCGACGAGTGGCGAGTGCTAGAAGAAGGCATGGCCATGACGGTAGAGCCCGGCATTTATGTGGCCCCAAATAATATGCAGGTGGCTAAAAAATGGCGCGGCATAGGCATACGTATAGAAGACGATATCGTTGTCACCAAGGGTGGCTGCGAAAATCTTACCGCAGCGGTACCTAAAACCGTCGCCGACATAGAGGCACTCATGGCCGAGGCGGGTTAATGACAGGTGCTTGTGACTACGATGTAGTTATCGCTGGCGGCGGTATGGTGGGCAGCAGCTTGGCGCTGCTATTGCAGCGGCTAGTCAGCCCCGACGGCCAGACACTAAACGTGTTAGTGGTAGAAAGTGTTGCCCAGCCCTCAGCCACTATACAAAGCACCAGCCCTAGTTTTGATGGCCGC comes from the Dasania marina DSM 21967 genome and includes:
- a CDS encoding 5-formyltetrahydrofolate cyclo-ligase, which gives rise to MSSPEQLEQHKRQLRQHLRSLRNDLSEPQQQLASQQLAQLISDSGDYQRAQHIALYLANDGEIDPQYLLAKAVAAGKHCYLPVLQPGNSLRFSRYRPGDKLTLNRYAIPEPLHPEFHPAEQLDLVLMPLVGFDHDGGRLGMGGGFYDRTFAWLQQPASNKRPKLLGLAHHCQEVEKLELASWDIPLSAVATDKGIFII
- a CDS encoding cell division protein ZapA, with amino-acid sequence MSSNGTVTVKILGKDYQIACPEGQEQALQQSAAYLDQKMVGIRKTGKVLGVERIAVMAALNISHELLETGPQTGANGKANNDQISKLGNKIDEALHRFRQLDMG
- a CDS encoding TIGR02449 family protein, with the translated sequence MDNHNLKALSKKIEGLIEFCGQLDSENRKLKAEAIGWQQEREQLIEKTETARNRVEAMITKLKAIEQES
- a CDS encoding UPF0149 family protein is translated as MPPLQCVTVFYPRLFYYHVEFFMSEQATPHFDDFATVFWRLGSMLPPSQLQGYVMGQLAVGAELTEQQWLQQAWQLIDSVEPGSNEDNQLLAELLATTQANFAEGSLNAQLLLPDDDIELSQRVECLGFWCQGFLTGFALAGKQKKQAAGQQAYSSDVSEALSDMAAIAQVSLSADDSSEQSEADFFDVIEYVRLAAMNIYFECLPKQESAVASAEAGDDDAAVPSTAQLFAKKSTKKQLH
- the pepP gene encoding Xaa-Pro aminopeptidase, producing the protein MTRISKQEFARRRKNLMAQMEPDSIAIVPAAKEVIRNRDCEYPFRQDSDFYYLTGFAEPDAVLLLIPGREYGETIVFCRERDPKMELWHGYRSGPEGVCAEYGADDAFPISDIDDILPGLLEGRERVYYSMGRNQDFDRKVMGWVNIIRSKVRSGAHPPGEFLDLDHLLHDLRLYKSAAEIRIMRKAGELSAQAHKRAMQICKPGIMEYQLESEILHEFSRNGARFPAYSTIVGAGKNGCVLHYIDNNCKIKDGDLILIDAGCELEHYAADITRTFPANGKFSKEQKALYNIVLEAQEQAIATIKPGNHWNQSHDITVQVITKGLLALGLLKGELDTLIEEGAYKDFYMHRAGHWLGMDVHDVGDYKVADEWRVLEEGMAMTVEPGIYVAPNNMQVAKKWRGIGIRIEDDIVVTKGGCENLTAAVPKTVADIEALMAEAG